The sequence CGGGCAGACTCGAGAGGAGCGGGGCCGCGACATCAGCGCTGCCCAAGCGGAGGCCGAAGCCGAGACCCCGACGGTGAAGAAGTACCTCAAGATGGCAAGCCCGCAGTTCCTGTGGTCGATGGCCGAGGGATACCCCGTGGTGCTCAAGCAGTTCATCCAGTTCTGTTTGATCATCATCTATCCCGACCAGAGAAAGCACCATCCCGAGGAGTACGCCGAATCGCAGAGGAAGAAGTAGCGACAAGGCGTGGGACTCTTAGATCGCTCGTCAAATGTACGCGTGACGGTGACGCCTGACGTGGTTCGTCCGCGCCAGGCGGTCACCGCCACCGTTACGACCGCAAAGCCGATCGACAAGGTGACTGCGGCGCGGCTGGAATGGGGCTACGACAACTTCTATCGCTACCAGTGGGCCGGTCGCGCCGACTCGGCGGCCGCTGCGGCCAACGACACGCTGTGGATGGCCGGGGAAGTCGGCACCAACTACGGCGGTGAGCGCGACACTGACGACTGGGTCAGCGTGAGCAACGTCGAACTCCCGATGGTGATGGACGAATTCACCGGCGCAACAGACAGTTTCAAGGTGCCGTCGTGGGCGCCGGGCTCATCGGCAGAGGTGGCCCGGTGGGCGTGCCGGCTCGTGATCGACCGCGGCGGACGCGACGTCGACGTACGCGCCGAGTTTCGCGTGGTGATCGGTACGGCCGACGTCGACGTTCCCGACGAACCGATCGAGCGCTACATGGGTGAGGGCGCCACCCATATCGATATCCTGATTCCGTCGTCGGTTTGCATTGCCGGCCAAGACATCACGGGCCAACTCGTGTGTCGCCCACAGCAGGACCTGCCCACCGCCGACATCGCCGTGTACTGGCAACGTCACCGTGAACACCATCCGCTCAAGCGTTATCCGGGCCAGGACGGGGCGCTCGACGGGCCACCGCTGTATCTGGGCAAGAAGATCCCGATGCGTGGCGGAACCGAGTTCGGCCTACCGTTTGCGCTGCCGTTACCCGCCGACGCCGCGCCCACCGCGACGGCGGTGCACTCGTCGGTGTCGTGGTTCATCGGCGCGCGGATCTCCTACACCGGCTTCACCACACATCAGCTCGAACGCGTCCGGCGGCCGATCGCGGTCGTCAATGCCGAATAGTCAGGCCCGCGAGACAGCCGACGCGTCGGCGACCTGCTCCGCTGTCGGTCGCACTCCCGTGTAGCGCTCGAACTGTTCCGCGGCCTGCAGTGCGATCACCTCGCCTCCGGTGATGACCTTCACACCTGCCTCACGCGCCGCGACTACCAGCGGCGTCTCCGACGGCAACGCCACCACATCGAAGACGGTGTGCGCCTTGCGGATTGTCGGGTTCTCGAAGGGACTCGTCTGAGCTCCCGGTCCGCCGGCCATCCCGATCGGCGTCACATTGACGATGACGTCGGCCGTGTGCACTCCCACCTCGGATGCGTAGTCGTAGTCGAGCTGACCTGCCAGCGCGCCGCCGGTCTCCTCGTTGCGGGCGACCAGCAACCCGTTGCGAAACCCGCTGTCTCGGAATGCCGCACCGACCGCACTGGCCATACCGCCGCTGCCGTGGATCAGCACTGACTGCGAGCTGTGCAGGCCGTGCTCGTCGATGAGCCGCTGCACGGCGATGTAGTCGGTGTTCGAGGCGGACAGGTGTCCGTGGTCGTTGAAGATCGTGTTGACGGCATTGATCGCCCGAGCGGAGTCCTCGACCTTGTCGACGAGCGCTAGGACGTCCTGCTTGAACGGCATCGACACCGAGCAGCCACGGATTCCGAGCGCGCGCACGCCACCGATCGCCGCGCCGATATCGGTTGTGGCGAACGCCTTGTAGATGAAGTCGAGCCCCAGCAGGTCGTAGAGATAATTGTGAAACCGCGTGCCGATGTTGCTCGGCCTGGCGGCCAGCGATATGCACAGCCTCGTGTCCTTGCTCAGCGGTGGTCGCATCAGCCGACCGCTCCAATGACTTGCCGTGCCACAGCATGGATTTCGCGGTAGAGGTCGCGGGAGATCGATATGTCGCGCAACGACGGTACGTCGATGACGGTCGTCACCACGCCGAGATCCTCACGCTGCCACTGCGCGCCGAAGCTGTCGAGGATCTTGCGCATCGCGAGGTTGTCGGAAAGGACTCGCGCCGTGAACCGCCGCACACCGTCGCTGCGCGCGGCAACGGCCAACGCCGCCATCAGGAACGAGCCGATACCGCGGCCTTGGTAGTCGTCTCCGGCGATGAACGCCACCTCGGCGACGGTCGGGTCGGCTTCGTCGCGCACGAATCGGGCGTCGGCCACCACCGGCCCTTCCGGCCCTTCCGTCATCACCCAGACGAAGTGGTCCTTGTAGTCGACCTCGAAAAGGTAGGTCATCAACGACTTGCTCGGCGACCGCGGTGTCTGGAATCTGCGGTACAGCGTCTCGCTGGAGAACTCGATGGTGCCGTCGGAGGCGCGTTCGCTGTCGCCGGGTAGCACCGGTCGCAGGTAAAGCCAAGAGTCGTCGCGCATTTGGATCGGAATGGGGGTGATGAACGCGGCGAGGCGCTGGCGCGCCGTGCGTACCATCCTGTCCATTACGCCGGGCACGTCGAGCATGGCGGCGAAGGCGCCGTGGCCGCCGACCCACCCGGTCATCGGCTCTGTCGCCACCACCGTCGCGGTTCTCGGCGTTTCGCGCAGCAGCGCGATTTCGCCGACGATCAGCGGCGGCGACAACTCAAGGACGGTCGGCACCCCGTCGCCGTCGGCATGTGTGACCTCCGCTTTTCCGGAGTTGATCAGGAGAAACGATTCCGCGCGCTCTCCCTGGCGCATCAAGACCTTGCCCGCCGCCGCACTCAGCGGGCGAAGCAGCGCCGCCAGCGACACCAGAGCCTCCGGACGGCAGCCCTTGAAGATGTCGAGGGCGGCGAGTTCGTCGGCGCTGACGGCCGTCAGTCCGGCCACGTGACGAGGCTACCGTCCCGGCGCGTCGGGTGCGGAGAACTCCGTGGCCTGCGTTCGGCCCCGCAGCACCTCGCTGCCCTTGGCGGTCCACTGCCCGCGTTCGTCGGCATCGGCCCGCTCGATCGCCGCCGACGAGCACAAAATTCGCCGATCCGACGTCTTCGCGAGGTCCGCGAGCCGCGCCGCCTCGTTGACCGGGTCGCCGATCACCGTGTACTCGTATCGGTTCTCCGCACCGATGTTGCCCGCGAAGACCGGACCCGCCGACACACCGATCCCGAAGTCGACCAGGGGCAGCTCCTTCAACTGCTCGCCGAGGGCGCGGGCGGTCGCCAGCGCCGCCGAAGCGGCGCCTTCGCTGTGAAACGGCGCACCGAACACCGCCAGCGCCGCGTCGCCC is a genomic window of Mycobacterium sp. ITM-2016-00318 containing:
- a CDS encoding shikimate 5-dehydrogenase, yielding MRPPLSKDTRLCISLAARPSNIGTRFHNYLYDLLGLDFIYKAFATTDIGAAIGGVRALGIRGCSVSMPFKQDVLALVDKVEDSARAINAVNTIFNDHGHLSASNTDYIAVQRLIDEHGLHSSQSVLIHGSGGMASAVGAAFRDSGFRNGLLVARNEETGGALAGQLDYDYASEVGVHTADVIVNVTPIGMAGGPGAQTSPFENPTIRKAHTVFDVVALPSETPLVVAAREAGVKVITGGEVIALQAAEQFERYTGVRPTAEQVADASAVSRA
- a CDS encoding GNAT family N-acetyltransferase; the protein is MAGLTAVSADELAALDIFKGCRPEALVSLAALLRPLSAAAGKVLMRQGERAESFLLINSGKAEVTHADGDGVPTVLELSPPLIVGEIALLRETPRTATVVATEPMTGWVGGHGAFAAMLDVPGVMDRMVRTARQRLAAFITPIPIQMRDDSWLYLRPVLPGDSERASDGTIEFSSETLYRRFQTPRSPSKSLMTYLFEVDYKDHFVWVMTEGPEGPVVADARFVRDEADPTVAEVAFIAGDDYQGRGIGSFLMAALAVAARSDGVRRFTARVLSDNLAMRKILDSFGAQWQREDLGVVTTVIDVPSLRDISISRDLYREIHAVARQVIGAVG